The Coccinella septempunctata chromosome 6, icCocSept1.1, whole genome shotgun sequence genome segment tgaaaaatgttcCATTAGACCGAATCCATAAACTTAAGAAGAAACAATAGGAAATTCAGCCACTGGTATTTAACCACGAGACCTCACGATCATCCCATGGAACATTCATCACAATACTCTATTTTATTCTGATATTAATTATTCTCTCTTTCTGTTCCAAAAAAATGAGACAATGGCTGAAGGACCGAAATCCAGTAAACCAGGTCGAAGCCCAAACAACACGTTCAGAAAACCAGGCAGAAGCTCCAACATCTCAACCAAGAGTTCCATTCTTCACCCCATAATGGAAGTACTGAGGAGGGAGGAGTTACATATCCCACATATTCCAGCACGTGGCAAGGATGCTGACCAAGCACCTACGGAGCATCCGTCCATGTAATCTTTCCgttatcgaattatttttcattgtcattATAAATAAGATTCAGGGCCACTAATTGATCAGTCTTGACTTAGTCTTCGCGATTTATTGTACGAATCATTCGTCACAATTCCCAGCAAACACAATTGCATAACATCAACGTATCATACATATTGCAACGTTCCGTGTTACATAGCAAAGTTCCGTACACGATCTATCCGTTATCTGTCCAACGAGAGCTCTATGGCCGCCTTTCGCTATGTATACTGTAACGAAACTGCAATATTACATGTTCGGTACACATataggtactttgtaccttACATGCTATGTGCAAAGGATGATAGCTCTGGTACAGAACATCTGATACCAATTTGAAATATAACCTCAATAAAAACAAGGatctccaaaatttaatggATCgccatatttcatgaaatacgTACTTATTTTGGGCAAAACTGTACCAGAACGATAATTTATTGTTACACCTGATTGATTGTCAGTATTCATATATGAGACTTCTTTAGTAACCTATGTCTACGATCCGTGGTTGTCTCCCGCACCGACCTAAAATTCCTTCTCATTCCGGGCTCGAACCTGCTTACTTTTCGACATCTTGTGTTCCTGAGTGGTCCCTCCAACCTATCTAGCTATGGAAACATGTGACTACTCATATAAGTGCACCATATTAACTGTATGGAATTAAAATTGCTTCTTTTATCAATGCGGAAACcaaataattctcaaaactCGAACTAAAATCGCATTCTTTATGTTTTAAAAAATAACTCGAGTATTTGCTTTTCATTTGTCACACAAAATCATCAGATATACAAAATATTGTATCTCTGACGAATGGAATCAGGTTTACTATCCTTGCAAATacatattataaataataaatttgtcaTACTGATGCATGAATGTGAACATTCAGCATAATCACACAACCCTTCTTTTTCCTCCGAACGTCGATAATTGAGGTTATGAAAGTTGAGTTATCAAAGTTCATAATTCGCCTATTTTGGCGGATTCTATCCGCTagtagtaagaaattgaataaaacagtttttgatatgattccttttatatattgaactatttggaatatttaaaatctcTCGCACTGACACCAGAGACGGCTGTCTCTGCTCCAGAGAGCAGACTCTGTCTTTGCTGACACTGCTTTTCATATGATTCCAAAGCTTTATCCGaggcttttcagaagatcatttcctatattcttgcctcaagattataattaatatttatattcaaattactctaaagcctctattttattaattcatcaaggctgcaagggtgattattaaaaatttcgttcccgaaattcaggaaattatgattaacatcataaatcactaaaaaaaatgcaaaatttttagaaatttcgattGGAAAGACAAactaatgattaattatttttagtacgaaccgactcgttgaaagatttgaacaatttgggaaatagagaaagaactgaatttttccaatcagtatcaaaccttcaaatattttcggttcgaatagttcattctttcattcccgcacatgaaatgtttacgttgctaatagcaacggcgtgcgagagagaaaggttgctctacttcttccctttcactcttcctcattttgcctgtatcgcgatgccattccagttcccatagagttcaatgggaaTACCGCAGCTCCGTCTCGAAGACGTAACACTTCGCGTTCGGAGCGGGTATGACTTTCGGCCGTCTCGGTCCTCCTTTTACGGTCTTTGAAGCCGTAAATTCGGGGATCGCACGAGGGCGCATAGTAAATTTTTAATCacctttcaaaaattttcttttcatatCTCTGAATCCATACCGAAATCTATAAAGAAACATGTTCGGCTGATTAATGAGGAAACAATGTTGAGATTCCTAGAACTGTTGTCGACTGAGGAGTGGAATGGTCTCACTTTTGAGGAGAATCAGTGTGATGTTGACCGCCTCTGGGATAATTTTTTCGGCAGGTTCAAAACCATTTTTGATTTGGCTTTTCCTTTGATAAAGGTTAGGGTTGCTGGTTCTCACAGAAGATATTTTGACAAATATGCAAAAGTTGATGGTGCACGTACATTCCGAGTTATCAGATTGATTTTAAGTTTTTTCCCTAGTAATGAAGTAAATTCTTGTGGAAACTGTGTCTTAAGCCTCTAAGAGTACCAGTTTGTGGTCTACACgtaagaaaattttcatttttcggaGTTTTTCTCGAGATTTGGACTACGATTTTTTACCACTTTTCCATTGTTTATGCTCCTAGAGGTGAAAATCGCATATTTCTCCGTTACAAGCGTTTGAATTGCGACGACGATTCGATTAATTATAATCTTGAGGCAAGAATATAGgaaatgatcttctgaaaagcctCGGATAAAGCTTTGGAATCATATGAAAAGCAGTGTCAGCAAAGACAGAGTCTGCTCTCTGGAGCAGAGACAGTCGTCTCTGGTGTCAGTGCGAgagattttaaatattccaaatagttcaatatataaaaggaatcatatcaaaaagtaaagaacaaaattgctgaaatatttttatttaacataattgggacaaaaatgttacatttgcttaacaattattaaataaaattaatttagtcattttctgacgaatagtagaggatccccaagaatgttggtatcatcaatttccaatgattctaaatattctatagtttcactgaaaatttcctcaacataCTTCAGGGAAGAAGATCTAATTGGAGCTTTAAACTCTCTCCGGAACAGATTTCTAGaattaagaatgtcaaacactctatcaatttttctaatgaattcaacGGCAGCGACACTATCTTCGAATTGTAAGTTCTTACATTTGTTAtcaagaaattccatagcatctGCTACCCCATTACTAATTGTTCGAGTAGCTAATCTGACattcataattctatttttataattgatatgctgagatgagagggaattagccaaccttagaccttcctccatttgaacttttttaattccttgacaaactgccaagaaatatttcctgtgggggactgcaaatttttttctgcaaatgtatttctacggataccaatttttccttcctGTAGCTTTGGTCCAAAGTTGTAAAGTAAATGGTTTTCGGAGAGGGaacctaaaaaaatgaaaaacataaggcataattcctaattatttaTTGCTTCTCTCCTTTTGTGGATTCTCACTTCTGTTAGACTGTTCAGGATGGATTGGTTTATGTGATACCAacacttcacagaaaaaatattatattatatttatgtcccctgcattatggcatccgtttccaacacaatactggaccattgttgttatgaaattcttcttattcaaaatgttttttgttactgcaaaaaccacttttgtcactctgggaaacacatagacttaaaaaacactcaccaaaaaactatatttaagctttgaaaaagcacaagaaattctgttcaacagctaacttgacttgatatatagacatttttcgagtttcttaggaatgtaaatcggaagtatatggcttctaaacaatttttcaccttgatttttactaaaatagtgacaaaaagacattaaacaatgtaaattaaaatttatctacgaaaatgacatttaaatttaggttataatagtgtaaacaaaaacacgctagagagagaaaggttgctctacttcttccctctctctcggtcacaattttcgacgaattttgctacctacgaagccattccagttcccatagagttcaatgggtaTTCCTTATCGGTCGCGGTCTCTTTACCACcggggtctcgtctaatcgacaagacgaatccccaagctaagggcTGAGTATTAACAGATCGCAGCGTGTAAACATTTGGAATGTCACCAAATATTTCTatgtttttcttttgaaatatttcaggttCAGCCTTTGGCCCAAAGGGGACTCGGTTAAATCATTGAactaactttctttagttcaatagGTTAAATTTATATCTGCCAAATGGTgtgaagtatgaaaattatgaaattgtatttctaaatcatcAATTGGATTTAGcaaaaactctcgcaaagaaaaatcgtttaacctaactcctggcagttgaaagcactggtataaataccttttccaatattttttctgaattaaatcttctattcagaaacccagaaaataattccaatataacctccccaaataataattataatactttgttggacaacgtgagatgaGAGaaaaccattgaactaaagaactttctttagttcaatggagAAAACATAAGatcaaaacttgttttgactttccagtactgacaaagtagtttcggaattcagtcggcagagggcgtctagatttttggattcgccaatactgTTCAGCCTTTAGCCCAAAGGGGACTCGGTTAAATCATTGAactaactttctttagttcaatagGTTAAATTGCTAGACAAAGGAAAAAACGACTATGGAAATCGCGAAAATTACGAATTGGAAGTTGGAACATAACATCATGGAACGGCAGGGAACAGGAGGTTATGATAGAGGTGAACAAACATAATATCGAGATATGTGCACTATCTGAGCTGAAGAAGAAAGGAAAAGGCAACATAAGATACCAACACCATATACTATTCTACAGCGGAAGAGAGAAACACCAGAGAGCCAAAGCCGGAGTGGGGATCCTAATACACGATAAATTTGAAGACCATATCGATGAAGTGCAATACATAAATAGTAATATCATGTACATTTCCCTCAAAGACGAAACAACGAGAACGTACTTCATAAGCATATATGCACCGGATGTAAACAGACCTAATGAAGAGAGAACTGCCTTTTTCGAAGAACTACAGCAGGTAATAGATGAAATACCTAAAAAATCGAAGATCTTCATAATGGGAGACTTCAACTCTAGGATTGGTAATACAGTTCTGCCGGGTGTTATGCAAAGATTTAATGAAGATGTTATCAACAACAATGGAGAGATGCTTATAACACTATGCGCGCAGAACGAATTACCAATAAATAATACATTCTTTAAACACAAAATCCAACAAAAATATACCTTCGGTAATACAAGAGACCAAAATTCAATGATCGACTATATTATCACTAATAGAACAGTACATCCAAGTCAAATACTCGACGTGCGAACACTCTTCAATGGTTAATGTCGCTGAAAGAACCAAATAGTAAACTTTTACGATGGAGATTGAAATTGGaagaatttgattttgaaatcatttgaaaaaaaggAAGTTGTAATACTAATGCAGACGCACTTTCTAGAATTGAAATtcacaacaaagatttttttgaatatatggaaaaatttaacgaggaattttccaaattgaatccAAGTACTGATAATGAATCTATGATTGTAAATTTCGACGACTCGGAAATTCATGAACAGGATGAACATCAAAGTttatcatttgaaaattttctgaaactccTTGATTCCAATAACATTACACTTTTACCTAACATAGTGGAATGAGAGGGCGATTTATTTACGGCACCAGAAGCTTATTCGTTGGCTCATTGTGTATCTCAAGATTTTCATATGAGTAAGGGTATTGCACTTTCATTCAAAGAAAAGTTTGGTAAAGTAGAGGAACTGAAATCCCAAAATAAAAGAATTGGCGAAGTAGCCCAAATTGAAAGCAATAATCGTCGAATTTATTACCTTGTAAAAAAGAATGTTATCATCACAAACCCAGGTATGAGGATGTTTTTCGAGCTCTTTTGAATCTTAAAATATGTGAACAAAATAGCGAAATATATCTTGCATTACCAAGAATTTCTTGTGGATTAGATAAATTGGAATGGACAAAAATTTTTAAGATGATACATTATGTTTTCATGAATtcagaaatccaaattgttattTATCAGTTTTCTCCGAAAGAAACAATCAGTGTTGAAGAACCCATTAACCAATCTGAAAGTAATACCATACattcaaattgtgaaaatccaatTCAAGAAATTCCTATTTCCGAAAAGGTATTGAATATATTTGACAATCAAGTAGTTTTAGATTTTGTTTTGCATTCCCCAGCTGAGGTTAAACTAGATAGAATTTTTCCAAACAAGCAAAGAATTTTTGTCCAGCTTGCAACTGATGATTTAAGTAAAGctgttattgaatttttcaagaaatacatACGACCAAAAATTCTCTATGCCCttcatttcaaaaaagaaaattattattcCGAAGTTTGTGAAATCCTAAGAAAAACATTTAACCATTCTGCTTTTAAGCTAGTGAAATGCAATGATATATTAGAAGATGTAACGGAAAAAGATCTACAAATTCAAACTATCCAACTAAATGCATGAGGGCAAAACCAATCCCAGAGGAATAACCGAAACAGTTACTAGAATCAGAAGGACATATTATTGGCCTAGCATTCAAAATGACGTTACTgaatatattaataattgtgAAATATGTCAGATTAACAAATACGATCGAGATCCTCCTTGTCAAAAGCTTATGCTCACACCAACACCTTCAAAGCCATTCGAAATACCTAATTCGTATCGATACCTTCCAGGCTCAAAATAAAAAGTTTCTCACAATTGTTGATGCTTTTTCCAAATATGCTCAGGCTTATCCATTGATTTCTTTAACAGGTATTGAGATCGTTCGCTCACTTTTAATATTTATGACCCATCATGGTTCACCTACAACAATAATTATGGATAACGGAACAGAACTTAAAAATGGTGTAGTTACGGAATTCTTGAAAGTCCATCGGATCACTCCACATTACATAACTCCTAATAATCCTCAATAGAATGGATTGATCGAAAGATTTCATtcgacattaatagaacatttGAGAATAGTGAAAATCCAAGAAAAAGAAATTactaacattgaaaatttaatgcCTTATGCTATTTTCGGTTACAATAATTCCATCCATTCTTCCACTAAACAGAAGCCCATTGATGTTATAAACGGCCATCTTGATACTAAAGATCCCCTCGATAtagatattaatgaaaaattgataaataattaTATTGAAAATCATAGAGAAAGGACTAAGGagatttataaaaaattaaatgaagacttgaaaaatagaaaacaacaCATCATAGACAAACATAACGAAAAAAGGCAAGAACCCCTCAATTATGAACCAGATTCTGTTGTATATCGTAAAGTTAAGTCAAATATTAGAAACAAGCTTACTCCCAAATTCGCGAAGGAAAAGGTCTTGAGTAGCAGTAAGATTAAAATACAAAGTGATTCTAAAATAATTCACaagcaaaatttgaaaaaaaaagaattaaaaccAAAATACTTTTACAGGATGCTCCTAGTGCATCTAGTAGCAGCTCAGGAGATAGAAATAATGAACCTCCAAGAGAATCCAGGGATTCTTCCGATATACCTGGGCCAAGCTACAATTAAGGGAAAATTTCACGATTTCATACATTATTACGATATCAAACTTATCCTCGAGGAACTTaattaccttcaaaatcaatATTTGGCTGTGAAAGATGTTCTTCTTAATCAACCCAAAAGTATATTTTACAccgaattgaaaaatgaaggaaatattttcgaatatcaatTTAATGTTGCTAAACAAAAATTGGATAGCTTAATTCCAAAGGGAAGAAGGAAGAGAGGTCTTGTTAATGGATTAGGTACAATCATTAAAAGTATAACTGGAAATTTGGACGCTGACGATGcagtttattatgaaaatgctCTCAGAAATCTCCAAGATAAGCAGAAAGAAGTTATAACTAAATTAAATTCTGATATTTCTTTATCGGGAGAAATAATTGAGAATTTTAATAAAACTCTTTCGATACTTCAACAGAATCAAAAAATTAtcacttctaagttcgaaaaaatctctataaaattcaaaaatcttaaagataatttttctggattcatgagaatcaaagatattatggaTCAAATTGGAACATCAGTCAATATCGTTATGACAATGatcgatgaaattgaaaacgctATTAGTTTCTCTAAATTAGGAGTTTTACATCATAGcatcatcaaattttctgaattgaaatcgatcattgcgaaaataacgaaaaaatattCTCAGGATAGTTTAATCTTCAAGAAtgaagatgaatatcatagtttTTATGAACTGAT includes the following:
- the LOC123315916 gene encoding craniofacial development protein 2-like, translating into MIEVNKHNIEICALSELKKKGKGNIRYQHHILFYSGREKHQRAKAGVGILIHDKFEDHIDEVQYINSNIMYISLKDETTRTYFISIYAPDVNRPNEERTAFFEELQQVIDEIPKKSKIFIMGDFNSRIGNTVLPGVMQRFNEDVINNNGEMLITLCAQNELPINNTFFKHKIQQKYTFGNTRDQNSMIDYIITNRTVHPSQILDVRTLFNG